A window of Phycodurus eques isolate BA_2022a chromosome 5, UOR_Pequ_1.1, whole genome shotgun sequence contains these coding sequences:
- the LOC133402922 gene encoding parathyroid hormone-related protein-like, which yields MCSVVLLHQWSLAVFLLCSPVTPYGRPVDALSSRMRRSVSHAQLMHDKGRSMQEMKRRLWLQELLEEVHTADERAPPAHGGTPDFSGNDLRQKPPEATKNMPHRFGSDREGPVLPQETDKALAYKDQPLKVATKRKKKARLGRRREGDKKRRRTRSARTRD from the exons ATGTGCTCTGTAGTGCTACTTCATCAGTGGAGTCTGGCGGTGTTCTTGTTGTGTTCTCCAGTGACACCTTACGGGAGGCCAGTGGACGCACTTAGTAGCAGAAT GCGGCGGTCGGTGAGCCACGCCCAGCTGATGCACGACAAAGGCCGCAGCATGCAGGAGATGAAGCGTCGCCTGTGGCTGCAGGAGCTCCTGGAGGAGGTGCACACGGCCGACGAGCGGGCGCCGCCCGCGCACGGCGGGACGCCCGACTTCAGCGGAAACGACCTCCGCCAGAAGCCCCCGGAGGCCACCAAGAACATGCCCCACAGGTTCGGATCGGACCGTGAGGGCCCCGTCCTGCCGCAGGAGACCGACAAGGCGCTGGCCTACAAGGACCAGCCCCTCAAGGTGGCcaccaagaggaaaaaaaaggccagGCTGGGTCGGCGCAGGGAGGGCGACAAGAAGCGGAGGAGGACCCGCTCCGCCCGAACTCGAGACTGA